The following are from one region of the Streptobacillus ratti genome:
- a CDS encoding ABC transporter substrate-binding protein, protein VSSGIIANSDYVKANADLVRRFMSATTKAVEAAEKDPKAAAQSILDANPKGGKIETLTQGFELTIPLYRTPATKDKRPFQVTDQNMTESVDLMVEYGGLDAKAK, encoded by the coding sequence GTGTCGTCGGGCATCATCGCGAATTCGGACTATGTGAAGGCCAATGCCGACCTGGTCCGCCGCTTCATGTCGGCGACGACAAAAGCGGTGGAGGCTGCGGAGAAGGACCCGAAGGCGGCCGCGCAGTCGATCCTCGATGCCAACCCGAAGGGCGGCAAGATCGAGACGCTGACGCAGGGTTTTGAGCTCACAATCCCGCTCTATCGCACGCCGGCGACCAAGGACAAGCGGCCGTTCCAGGTCACCGACCAGAACATGACCGAGTCGGTCGATTTGATGGTCGAATATGGTGGCCTCGACGCCAAGGCGAAGG